CTGACCGCTGAGCAGTTTCGAAAGGATCTCGGACGGCGTCATGGCGGGGCTCAGCTCGTACTCGCCCGCATGCACTTTCCGGTCGACAGACTGCGATTTTCCCAGGAGCACAAAGGCGGAATGGCTCCTGATCAAGCGTTCTCGCTCGAGCAGCGACGCCACAAATTGGAACGTCGAGCCATCCGGAATGACGATGATTTTTGAAGGAGGGCGCTCCTGCGCAGGAATGATCGGGCCTTCAGCCCAACGAATCGTCTGATAGGCCGCGACGCCAAGTCCGACCATTACGACCAGCAGAAGTCCGAGCACGATCCGTAGATTCATGAGGTGGTTCTACCGTTTCTTGCTCCGAAGCCCCATCCGCCCATGCGTCCGGCTCCCTCTTCGGTTCCGGTTCAAGACTCGCCAGGTAACTTTGGAGCAGAATCGATGCGGCGATGCGATCCACCACACCCTTCCGCTTCTTCCTGCTGACATCGGCCGCAATCAAGAGGTCTTCCGCCGACTTCGTCGTCAAGCGTTCGTCCCACAAAATAACGGGAACGGATACGCCCGCTTCTAACCGGGCCTGAAACTCTCGCATCGCTTGGATCGCCGGACCCTCGCGGCCATCCAACTGAAGGGGAAAGCCCAACAACACTTGCCTGACTTCATACGTCCCGACGAGGGAGGCGATATGCGCAATGTCCCGATCCAATGTACGCCGTGTGAGCGTCTCCAGTGGTTGAGCGGTCCAGCCCATCTCATCACTAAGGGCCACGCCGATCCGCACCGTTCCGTAATCGAGCGCGAGCACTCGTTTACCATCCTCCATCAGTCTACCGCTCCAACATCCGTTCGACCAGCCCAAAGACATTTTCCAACGCCGCATCCAGCTTGGCCGGATCTTTCCCGCCGGCCTGCGCCATCTCAGGCCTGCCGCCGCCGGTCCCACCGACTTCCGCCGCCATCGCCTTGATGAGGTCGCCCGCTTTTAATCGAGCGATCAGATCCTTCGTGACCACAACCAGTAATGACACCTTGCCATCGTTCGCGGCGCCGAGAGCCACGACACCACTCTTCAACTTGTCCCGCAACTGATCAGCCAACGCCCGCATCCCGTTCACATCCAGGCCATCCGTTCGCTGCACATGCACCTGGATACCAGCGATCGTTTTCGCCGCAGACTCGACGGCCGAGCCACTGGCCATTTTCAATTTCAGCTCTTCCAGTTCGCGTTCTTTATCTTTCAACTGCGTGATGACCTTACGGGTTTTGGCGACCAACTCGGACTGGCCGACCTTGAGCAAGTCCGCAAGTTCCCGAATATCCGTTTCCAGTCGCTTCATATGCGCGAGCGCCCCGCTCCCGGTTTGGGCTTCAATGCGGCGCACACCAGCCGCGACACCAGTCTCTGACTCAATTCTGAACAGACCGATGTCTCCCGTCTGCCGGCAATGCGTGCCGCCGCAGAGTTCTTTGCTGAACGACTCAACCGTCACCACCCTTACTTGTTCCCCATATTTATCGCCGAAGAAGGCCAACGCGCCCTTGGCGACCGCATCCTGAATGCTCATCACCTCGGTGGCGACTCGTTCGTTCTTTCGCACCTCGTTGTTCACGACCAGTTCGATCTCATCGATATCGCGAGTCGTCAGCGGCCTGAAATGGGCAAAGTCGAATCGCAAGCGATTCGGTCCGACGAGCGACCCATACTGTTTCACGTGAGGGCCGAGCAAGTCGCGCAATGCGGCATGGAGCAAATGGGTGGCAGTATGGTTTCGCTGAGCGGCCTGCCGCGTCGTCGCATCAACGGTCATATGAAGCGATTCGCCTTCGCGAATCCGCCCCTTCGTCACGATGCCTGTATGCAGAATCACAGTCGGTACCGGCCTCGTCGTTTCCTGAATCTCCACCTGCCCATCAGGGCCCATCAGCATGCCCCGGTCACCGACCTGTCCACCGCCTTCCGCATAAAACGGCGTCATATCCAACACAAGTTCAACCGCATCGCCCTCCGCCGCTTCTTTGACCAACCGGTCGCCCTTCAAAATCGCAAGGACGACGCTGTCGCTTTCCAGCCGGTCATAGCCGATAAACTTGGTTGCCCCCAGACGACCAGCCAGCTCCGCAACTGCAGGACGAGTGGTTTCTTGTTCAAAGCCCCCGGTTTTGCGCGCGCGAGTCCTCTGCTCCTCGATGGCCTGGTCGAACCCCGCCTCATCGAGCGTCATCTCCTGCTCGCGGCAAGCCTCCCCCATCAAGTCCATCGGAAACCCATAGGTATCGTAGAGCTTGAATACGTCGGAGCCCGTAAGAATCTTGCTCCCGGCCGAACGCGCTTTCGCAATCAACTCATTCAGAATCGGCAAGCCTTGATCCAGCGTCGCGATAAACCGCTCTTCTTCGCCTCTGGTCGCCTCAGCAATCGTCGCGGCAGCACCACGGATTTCTGAATAGACCGGACCCATCTGGCTCACGACCGCCGCGGTCAATTCGTGAAGGAAAGGCTCGACGATCCCCAGCAGCCGTCCATGGCGCGCAGCCCGGCGCAGAATCCGGCGCAACACATAGCCGCGTCCTTCATTCGAGGGCAAGACCCCATCGGCCATCAAGAACGTCATCGCGCGAAGATGGTCCGCCACCACACGCATCGATCGATCCGTTGTATCCTGCGCCCCATACTGAACCCCGGCTCTGGATGCCACGGCGTCGAGCAAGGGGGTGAACACATCGCTGTCATAGTTGCTGTACTTGCCCTGAGCGACAGCCGCCAGCCGTTCGAGCCCCATCCCGGTATCGATGCTCGGCTTGGGAAGAGGATGGAGCGTACCAGCCGCATCCCGGTTGTACTGCATGAAGACGAGATTCCAAATCTCGATGACGCGGTCGCCTTCCCCATTAGGACGATCGTCGCCCGGCACCGACGGCCCCTGGTCGAAATGGAGTTCCGAACAGGGTCCACAGGGGCCAGTATCTCCCATCTGCCAGAAGTTATCCTTCTCTCCGCACCGCACGATGCGGGAGGGCGACACACCGATCTTCTTCCAGAGCAGATCGGCTTCGTCGTCGTCGCGGAAGACGGTGACCCACATCCGGTCCTTCTCGAGACCGACCGTCTTGGTCAGAAACTCCCATCCGAACAAGATGGCCTCTTCCTTGAAGTAATCGCCGAAGGAAAAATTCCCCAACATTTCAAAGAACGTATGGTGGCGGCGCGTGTAGCCGACATTCTCCAAATCGTTATGCTTGCCCCCCGCACGAAGGCACTTCTGGACAGTGACGGCTCGCTTGTAGGCACGCGTTTCCTCACCGAGGAAGACCCGTTTAAACTGATTCATCCCGGCATTGGTAAAGAGCAACGTGGGATCGGCCTGAGGAATCAAGGCAGAACTCGGCACGGCCTGATGACCATGCTGTTCGAAATATCGGATGAAGGCCTGTCGCAATTCGTGAGTGCTGTTCTTCATGCTACCCTATGTATCCTCTCGCATCAGAGGCCCCATCACTGTCTCAATCGTCTCTTCGTCAAAGCCACGCTGGCTCAACAGTCTCGCGACTCGACCCAGCGTCTGAGTCGAGCTGGTCCGGCCAGCCGTCGTGACCACCTGCATGGCCAGATCCTGTTCACTCACCTTACGGTAAGTGGCCCTTACGGTCGCCAGCACGATTTGTTCGGGACAACCGGTAGCCAGCAGCTCTTCTTGCAGACGTGCACGGCCCATCGGCATGCGGGCCAGTCGCCGATCGACCCACCGCACGGCGAACGCGGCATCGTCGAGATAGCGTAACGATGTCAGCCGTCGAACCGCGGCTCGTATCTGTGAAGGAGTTGCCCCCTTCGCCGCGAGTAATCGTTCGATCTGGGCCGTCGTACGATCGCTACGGGCCAATGCCCGCACCGCAAGTTGCAACCACTGATCGGGAGACGATGCTGCCGTGCTGATGCCTTGCCGCCTCACCACCCTCCGACTGGCAGCCTGTTAGGCGCCAACCTTGTGCGGTCGCCGTTCCTCACGCTTTTCATCGGTCTTTTTCTCGTCTTTAACGGGCACGACCGGCTTCTCAGGCGTACGTCCCGGCAGACCGGCAATGTCACGCAACTTCCCCTCAATTTCACGCGCCAACGGCTGATTGCTCAGGAGGAAATCCCGAACCGCATCGCGTCCCTGCCCGAGCCGCTCGCCCTGATAGGAATACCAGGCCCCGGACTTCTCCACGACTTTCTTCTCGACCCCGAGATCGACCAACTCGCCGGTTTTCGAAATGCCCTGTGCAAACATGATGTCGAATTCCGCCTGTTTGAACGGAGGCGCCATCTTGTTCTTCACCACCTTCACACGCACGCGGCTGCCGGTGACTTCCTGCCCTTCTTTAATCGACTCGATGCGCCGGATATCCAGACGCACGGACGAGTAGAACTTGAGCGCGTTGCCGCCCGTGGTCGTCTCCGGATTGCCGAACATCACACCGATCTTCATCCTGATCTGATTGATAAAGATCAGGGTCGTCTGCGACTTGGAAATGGCCGCCGTCAATTTACGAAGCGCCTGCGACATGAGCCTCGCTTGCAGCCCCATATGGGCATCGCCCATTTCGCCTTCGATTTCGGCTCTCGGGACGAGGGCCGCAACAGAGTCCACTACAATGACATCGATCGCGCCGCTCCGGACGAGTGTCTCGGCAATTTCCAACGCTTGTTCGCCGGTATCGGGCTGCGACACCAAGAGATCGTCCACCTGCACGCCCAGCTTCTTGGCATAACCCAAATCCAGCGCATGCTCCGCATCGATAAAGGCCGCTGTCCCGCCGGCCTTCTGTGCTTCCGCAATCACATGCAGCGTGAGCGTCGTTTTACCCGAGGACTCAGGACCGAAAATCTCGATTACCCGGCCGCGGGGAACCCCGCCGACGCCCAGGGCAATATCGAGTCCGAGGGATCCGGTCGAAATCGCGGGAATATCCACCGGGGCATCCGCGCCTCCCAGCTTCATGATCGCCCCCTTCCCATATTGTTTCTCAATTTGGGACAGGGCGAGATCCAGCGCACGCTTCTTGTCGTCTTTTTCAGCCATAGGTACTCCTCTGGTAATAGAGAGATCGGGGGCATTATACCCAAGTTGAGAGACGGAAACCTAGCAGAGAAACTCCGGACAAATAGGCCGTAAAGACGGGAAGCCTCCACCTATTTACTCGATTTCATTGACGGACGATGAAGATGACGCTACAAGTGACCCTATGCCTTCGACTCTTGTTCCCGATACCACCGACCATAAACCGACGGTCTTGATCGTCGACGATGAGGCCGCCCCCCGCGCAGCCCTCACACAGATACTCAAACAAGACTTCCACATTCTCACTGCGGACAATGCACGGGCAGCCCTGGCAGTGCTGAACGATCACGGCGTCGACCTCGTCACGCTGGACTTGAAATTACCCGATCGTTCAGGGTCGGACCTCTTGACGGACATCAAACGCGAGCATGCCGAGATCGAAGTCATCATGGTGACGGCCTACGGCAGTCTACAATCGGCCATGGACTGCATCCGCCATGGCGCGGCGGGCTTCCTCCTAAAACCGTTCAATGCCTCTGAGTTATTGGCAATTTCATTACAGACCGCCCAAAAGAAACAAAGGCTGGATCAACTGCGCCCGGTCCTCACTAACTCGACCACCCTCTGGGGCCCGGAGCCTGCCTGTACCAAAGCCTGGCAGGCCCTCGTCGAGGACTACACCGCCATGAACCGCACAGGATCACTGTCCTCGTCGCATAGCGATGAGACCTCGCCCTTGGTCCCCCTGATCTCCGACCTCTTGGAAGCCAAGGACCGCCACCTGCTCAACCATGGAAGCCGCGTGAGCTTTTATTCGACGCTGGTGGCCAATCGACTGAGCCTTCCCATTGCCGAACAACAGTCGCTCGCACTCGGTGCGCTCGTACATGATCTCGATTTGATCAGCGCCCCCGTCAGTCACGTGCTGAGCATCGAATCAGACCCGCAAGTCCATCGGCCCGACCTGGGCGCCAGAATGGGCCGCGCGATGGGACTGTCACCGGATGCCGTACAGATTATCGCCCTCCATCACGAACGATGGGACGGAACGGGATACCCATTCGGCCTGCGCGAAGAAGGCACGCCCCTGCTCGCTCGCATTGTCGGCATCGCCCAGGCCTTCGACGACCTCACTGCCGAAAAGCCAGGACGAGCCTCGCTTCCTGTCCATGAAGCCTTAGAACAGATCGAACAGCAAGCCGGCACAGCCTTCGATCCGACGCTCACCGAACTCTTCTGCCGGACGATGCGTGAACAGCCCCCGCAACATTGAACGAGACGCCCTCAGCAATGTGCCCGCCTCACATCCTGACGTCCTCCTAGCTATCTCAAGTTCACCGCCTCCGTTACCGACCGAATGCTGCCGGAATTGATCTATCCT
This genomic stretch from Nitrospirota bacterium harbors:
- the alaS gene encoding alanine--tRNA ligase; this translates as MKNSTHELRQAFIRYFEQHGHQAVPSSALIPQADPTLLFTNAGMNQFKRVFLGEETRAYKRAVTVQKCLRAGGKHNDLENVGYTRRHHTFFEMLGNFSFGDYFKEEAILFGWEFLTKTVGLEKDRMWVTVFRDDDEADLLWKKIGVSPSRIVRCGEKDNFWQMGDTGPCGPCSELHFDQGPSVPGDDRPNGEGDRVIEIWNLVFMQYNRDAAGTLHPLPKPSIDTGMGLERLAAVAQGKYSNYDSDVFTPLLDAVASRAGVQYGAQDTTDRSMRVVADHLRAMTFLMADGVLPSNEGRGYVLRRILRRAARHGRLLGIVEPFLHELTAAVVSQMGPVYSEIRGAAATIAEATRGEEERFIATLDQGLPILNELIAKARSAGSKILTGSDVFKLYDTYGFPMDLMGEACREQEMTLDEAGFDQAIEEQRTRARKTGGFEQETTRPAVAELAGRLGATKFIGYDRLESDSVVLAILKGDRLVKEAAEGDAVELVLDMTPFYAEGGGQVGDRGMLMGPDGQVEIQETTRPVPTVILHTGIVTKGRIREGESLHMTVDATTRQAAQRNHTATHLLHAALRDLLGPHVKQYGSLVGPNRLRFDFAHFRPLTTRDIDEIELVVNNEVRKNERVATEVMSIQDAVAKGALAFFGDKYGEQVRVVTVESFSKELCGGTHCRQTGDIGLFRIESETGVAAGVRRIEAQTGSGALAHMKRLETDIRELADLLKVGQSELVAKTRKVITQLKDKERELEELKLKMASGSAVESAAKTIAGIQVHVQRTDGLDVNGMRALADQLRDKLKSGVVALGAANDGKVSLLVVVTKDLIARLKAGDLIKAMAAEVGGTGGGRPEMAQAGGKDPAKLDAALENVFGLVERMLER
- a CDS encoding regulatory protein RecX, with amino-acid sequence MRRQGISTAASSPDQWLQLAVRALARSDRTTAQIERLLAAKGATPSQIRAAVRRLTSLRYLDDAAFAVRWVDRRLARMPMGRARLQEELLATGCPEQIVLATVRATYRKVSEQDLAMQVVTTAGRTSSTQTLGRVARLLSQRGFDEETIETVMGPLMREDT
- the recA gene encoding recombinase RecA — its product is MAEKDDKKRALDLALSQIEKQYGKGAIMKLGGADAPVDIPAISTGSLGLDIALGVGGVPRGRVIEIFGPESSGKTTLTLHVIAEAQKAGGTAAFIDAEHALDLGYAKKLGVQVDDLLVSQPDTGEQALEIAETLVRSGAIDVIVVDSVAALVPRAEIEGEMGDAHMGLQARLMSQALRKLTAAISKSQTTLIFINQIRMKIGVMFGNPETTTGGNALKFYSSVRLDIRRIESIKEGQEVTGSRVRVKVVKNKMAPPFKQAEFDIMFAQGISKTGELVDLGVEKKVVEKSGAWYSYQGERLGQGRDAVRDFLLSNQPLAREIEGKLRDIAGLPGRTPEKPVVPVKDEKKTDEKREERRPHKVGA
- a CDS encoding response regulator, with the translated sequence MPSTLVPDTTDHKPTVLIVDDEAAPRAALTQILKQDFHILTADNARAALAVLNDHGVDLVTLDLKLPDRSGSDLLTDIKREHAEIEVIMVTAYGSLQSAMDCIRHGAAGFLLKPFNASELLAISLQTAQKKQRLDQLRPVLTNSTTLWGPEPACTKAWQALVEDYTAMNRTGSLSSSHSDETSPLVPLISDLLEAKDRHLLNHGSRVSFYSTLVANRLSLPIAEQQSLALGALVHDLDLISAPVSHVLSIESDPQVHRPDLGARMGRAMGLSPDAVQIIALHHERWDGTGYPFGLREEGTPLLARIVGIAQAFDDLTAEKPGRASLPVHEALEQIEQQAGTAFDPTLTELFCRTMREQPPQH